The Thiorhodovibrio litoralis genome includes a window with the following:
- a CDS encoding calcium:proton antiporter, translated as METLAAEKPLAPCPYFNVTENIMAEDIPQASDAKQILRDEAPLALVIATTLAFLAFGKGWLADLSNPLWLALMFGWLFVVILWAALKVVHHADCLAIKLGEPYGTLILTLSVISIEVLMIAALMMSGSNNPTLARDTMFAVVMIVLNGMVGLTLILGALRHHEQSYNLQGANAYLSVIIPLALLTLLLPNLTVSTATSSLTGFQSVFLIVICMALYGTFLAIQTLRHRGYFTEPAAQAENGDSDHSDDHSGHGALRLHSVAFHGLMLLAYLIPVVLMAKKLAIPIDYGIEVLALPAALGGFIVAALVLTPEAVGAIRAALANRLQRAVNIFLGSVMATIGLTVPAVLGISLTTGKTVELGLQHSDILMLIVTLMVSMVTFSAVRTNLLQGVVHLTLFFAYLMLIFAP; from the coding sequence ATGGAGACTCTTGCAGCAGAGAAGCCGCTGGCACCATGCCCCTATTTTAACGTGACCGAGAACATCATGGCCGAGGACATCCCCCAGGCATCAGATGCCAAGCAAATACTGCGCGACGAAGCGCCGCTTGCCCTTGTCATTGCGACAACACTGGCCTTCCTTGCCTTTGGCAAGGGCTGGCTCGCCGACCTGAGCAACCCGCTATGGCTGGCGCTGATGTTTGGCTGGCTGTTCGTGGTGATTCTCTGGGCCGCGCTCAAGGTGGTCCATCACGCCGACTGTCTGGCGATCAAGCTCGGCGAGCCCTATGGCACCCTGATCCTGACCCTGTCGGTGATCTCCATCGAGGTGCTGATGATCGCCGCGCTCATGATGAGCGGCAGCAACAATCCAACGCTTGCGCGCGATACCATGTTCGCCGTGGTGATGATCGTGCTGAACGGCATGGTCGGCCTGACCCTGATTCTGGGCGCGCTGCGCCATCACGAGCAAAGCTACAACCTGCAAGGCGCGAATGCCTATCTGTCGGTCATTATTCCGCTCGCCCTGCTGACCCTGCTGCTGCCAAACCTGACGGTCTCCACCGCCACATCAAGCCTGACCGGGTTTCAATCGGTCTTTCTGATTGTCATCTGCATGGCACTCTACGGGACCTTCCTCGCCATCCAAACCCTGCGCCATCGCGGCTATTTCACCGAGCCTGCGGCGCAAGCCGAGAACGGCGACAGCGACCATTCAGACGATCATTCAGGGCATGGTGCGCTCAGGCTGCACTCGGTCGCGTTTCATGGCTTGATGTTGCTGGCTTACCTAATCCCGGTGGTGCTCATGGCGAAAAAGCTCGCCATACCGATCGATTACGGCATCGAGGTGCTTGCGCTGCCGGCGGCTCTCGGCGGCTTCATCGTCGCTGCCCTGGTGCTGACACCCGAGGCGGTCGGCGCGATCAGGGCGGCGCTCGCCAACCGGCTGCAGCGGGCGGTCAACATTTTCCTCGGCTCGGTGATGGCCACCATCGGGCTGACAGTGCCAGCGGTGCTAGGCATCAGCCTGACAACCGGCAAGACGGTGGAGCTGGGCCTGCAGCACAGCGACATACTGATGCTGATCGTCACCCTGATGGTCTCCATGGTCACCTTTAGCGCCGTTCGCACCAACCTGCTGCAAGGCGTCGTCCACCTCACACTCTTTTTCGCCTACCTGATGCTGATTTTTGCGCCCTGA
- a CDS encoding chorismate-binding protein codes for MAQLPGEASKSPYALIHDPETGGWLQLQDPAWVLCTDELNEVSALLATGIERRDTPASLCCLAYEAAAAFDPCLQHHPGQCHQPLLWMAGFQTLEHWDSDALFAACHADDDPLMREPLFGPWEPEMRRADYARAFAAIKAHLAAGDAYQINLTQRYRAALLEPPTRAGLRRLFLRLAKRHRCPHAAFIDAGEFAVLSLSPETFFERDHQQVRCRPMKGTAARGATVDADQQAARALRTSAKECAENRMIVDMVRNDLGRVARGGSVRVPQLFSLEHYPTVHQMISEVTAETEASDGELLRALFPPASITGAPKVAAMEIIAALESSPRGLYTGAIGTRLASGRAFWNVAIRTLVVHRRIGLAEYGSGGGIVWDSQLDRELAELRLKASLLADTAPGFGLIETMLLQPDGQVFLEQRHLRRLRESARLFGFRLDEPALEHHLAAAIDATRDQPPEPRILRLVLTAAGVVTVSCAPLSERPLSSPLRLRLAERAINSKDILLRHKTTDRRVYQAAAGRQSASGEEVLLFNERNELTEGTFTNIVLELDGRWCTPPVAAGLLPGCYREELLATGRIIERHLKLADLERATSVWAINSVRGMLRCQLLAPEADAR; via the coding sequence GTGGCTCAACTCCCGGGAGAAGCGAGCAAATCACCTTACGCGCTGATTCATGACCCCGAAACCGGCGGCTGGTTGCAGCTGCAGGACCCGGCCTGGGTGCTCTGCACGGATGAGCTGAACGAGGTCAGTGCACTGCTGGCCACGGGGATTGAACGCAGGGATACGCCGGCCAGCCTCTGCTGCCTGGCTTACGAGGCCGCCGCCGCTTTCGATCCCTGCTTGCAACATCACCCGGGCCAATGCCACCAGCCATTGCTGTGGATGGCGGGCTTTCAGACGCTAGAGCACTGGGACTCAGACGCGCTTTTCGCCGCCTGCCATGCAGATGATGACCCCTTGATGCGCGAGCCCTTGTTCGGCCCCTGGGAACCAGAGATGCGGCGAGCCGACTACGCCCGCGCCTTTGCGGCCATCAAGGCGCATCTGGCCGCTGGGGATGCCTACCAGATCAACCTCACCCAACGCTATCGAGCCGCACTTCTGGAGCCGCCAACCCGCGCCGGACTGCGGCGGCTTTTCCTCCGCCTCGCTAAGCGCCACCGCTGCCCCCACGCGGCTTTCATTGATGCGGGTGAATTCGCCGTGCTCTCCCTCAGCCCGGAGACCTTTTTTGAGCGCGATCACCAGCAAGTGCGCTGCCGGCCGATGAAGGGCACCGCGGCCAGAGGCGCGACGGTTGATGCTGACCAGCAAGCCGCGCGCGCGTTGCGGACCTCAGCGAAGGAATGCGCGGAGAACCGCATGATCGTCGACATGGTGCGCAACGATCTCGGGCGCGTCGCCCGCGGCGGCAGCGTGCGAGTGCCACAGCTTTTTTCGCTTGAGCACTACCCAACGGTGCATCAGATGATCAGCGAAGTCACGGCCGAGACCGAGGCCTCGGATGGGGAGCTCCTGCGCGCACTCTTCCCCCCCGCGTCCATCACTGGCGCGCCCAAGGTGGCTGCCATGGAGATCATCGCAGCGTTGGAATCCTCGCCACGCGGGCTCTATACCGGCGCCATTGGCACCCGGCTCGCCTCAGGACGCGCGTTTTGGAATGTGGCGATCCGCACCCTGGTCGTCCATCGCCGTATAGGCCTTGCGGAGTATGGCAGCGGTGGCGGTATCGTCTGGGACAGCCAGCTCGACCGGGAATTGGCCGAGCTACGGCTCAAGGCCAGCTTGCTCGCCGATACGGCACCCGGCTTTGGTCTGATCGAGACCATGCTGCTCCAGCCCGATGGTCAGGTGTTTCTTGAACAACGCCATCTGCGACGGCTGCGCGAGAGCGCGCGGCTGTTCGGGTTTCGCTTAGACGAGCCCGCGCTTGAGCATCATCTGGCAGCGGCCATCGACGCCACCCGCGACCAACCGCCAGAGCCACGCATCCTCAGGCTCGTCTTGACGGCTGCAGGCGTGGTGACTGTCTCTTGCGCTCCGCTGAGCGAACGCCCGCTGTCCAGCCCGCTGCGGCTGCGTTTGGCTGAACGCGCGATCAACTCCAAGGACATTCTGCTGCGCCACAAAACCACTGACCGCCGGGTTTATCAAGCAGCGGCCGGCCGGCAGAGCGCGAGCGGGGAGGAGGTCCTGCTGTTCAACGAGCGCAATGAGCTGACCGAGGGAACCTTTACCAACATCGTCCTAGAGCTCGACGGTCGCTGGTGCACCCCACCCGTCGCCGCCGGCCTGCTGCCCGGCTGCTACCGCGAGGAACTGCTGGCCACCGGGCGGATCATCGAACGACACCTGAAGCTGGCCGATCTGGAGCGCGCCACCTCGGTGTGGGCGATCAACTCGGTGCGAGGCATGCTGCGCTGCCAGCTTCTGGCGCCGGAGGCCGATGCGCGCTGA